The Tissierellales bacterium genome contains the following window.
AAATGACTACACTTCCTGGATTAAAGCAAAAGATAGGAGAGTGCTTTATAATCAATCTAAATACACTAGAGGTATATCTAAAGGAAAAAAAATGCGAGATTGATGGTGAAAAAAGATATTATCTTTCAGAACTAGTATTAGAGGTTGAAGAGGGCAAGTCAACATATGAAAAAATGAAACAATGTGAGCAAACAATGAAATCAGTTGTAAAAAAATATTGTGATGATGAGCAAAAAGCTATGCAAAAATTTAAATCAGAGATGTCTCGAAAAGCATTTGAAGATGAAGAAATTGTATTTGAAGAAATTGTAGATGCAGTTTTTAAAGAACAGCATGAAATAAAGGAAATATGCAAGGATGAAATGGATAAAAAAGGATTACTTAAAGATAAGATAGAGGTTAGCGAACCAGTGCAAAAGACACTCACAAAAAAACACAAAATATTGATAGATGAAGGTATTGAAATAAAACTTCCAGTAGAATATCTAGATAGGCAGGATAAGATTGAGATAATCAATAACCCAGATGGTAGCTTATCATTCATAATAAAAAATATAAATAAAATAAAGTAGAGGTGTTGTATGTGAAGGATTGGATAAGACAGCGGTTATTTATCATACTTGTTTTGGTTAGTATACCTATAATTATTTGGCAGTCACCAGTTATTGGTAATAAACATAATATACCTAAATACTTTAATCAAGATTTTGAAAAAGCAAAAGTAGTTTCTGTGGATTCAGAAGAGTTAGAGGCCGATGAAGCTATTCCAGGTAGATTCAATGGCAAACAGGAACTAAAAATAGAAATACTGACAGGAAAGTATAAAGGAAATATATATGAATCTACAAATTTACTCACCAGAAGTCATAATGTGTTAGCTAAAGAGAATATGAATATTGTTGCAGGAATACATGAGACAGATGAAGGTCCTCAGGCTTGGGTTTACAATTATAGGAGAGAAATAAGTGTTTTTGTTATAATGGGTGTGTTTTTGATGTTGCTCATTTTGCTAGGAGGAATGAAGGGGTTTAGATCGGCTATTTCATTGATATTTACAGGAACTATAGTGATATTTGTGCTAGTACCAGAACTGTTTAGTGGAAGAAGTGCAGTAGTTACAACTATAATACTGATGTCTATTACAGTAGTTATATCGTTTATACTGATAAGTGAATTTAATAAAAAAACAATAGCTGCCATATTAGGTACAATAGTAGGCATGAGCATTGCAGGATTAATATCGTTTATTGCCGGAATGGTTACTAATTTATCAGGAGTAAATATGCAGCAAGGAGATCAATTAGCTTATATGGTTCAGGGCTATGGCATAGATATATCAGGATTGATGTTTGCAGCTATATTGATAGCATCGATAGGTGCAGTCATGGATGTAGCAATGAGCATTGCTTCAGCTATTTCTGAAATACACGTTCATAGACCTGATTTAAAAAGAAAAGCTTTGTTTTTGTCAGGAATGAATGTTGGCAAGGATATTATGGGAACCATGTCTAATACATTGATACTTGCTTTTGCAGGTGGTTCGCTGACGACTATGATGCTAATGTATGGATATCAGCTTCAACCACTTCAGTTTCTAAATTTGCAAGAAGTTGCTATAGAAATGATACAAGGTTTTTCAGGCAGTATAGGAATAATACTCACAGTTCCAATTACAGCTATAATTAGTGCTCAGCTCATAGCGTGTGATAAAAAATAAAAAAGAACATAAGAAAAGCTAGTACTTGTAAATGTTTATACAAGTTACTAGCTTTTTTAAATCTATTTTGCTGGAATTACAAGCTTTTGTCCAACATTTATAACATTAGGGTTTTTAAGATTATTGCTAGATGCAAGATCTTCCCATTTCATGCCGAATTTTTCAGCAATTTTCCAAAGAACATCTCCTGATTTTACAACGTAAATTTGAGTATCAGTTGCTTTAACTATTTCTTTAGCAGGAACTTTAACTTCCTCTTTTGTAGCAGGGGTATTTTCCTTTTCGCTAACTACAGGAGCTTTAACTTCTTCTTTTGTAGAAGTAGTGTTTTCACTGATAACGCCCTCTTTTAATAGCTCGTTTACATTTAGAGCTTTAACATTTTTAGTTCTACCATCTTCAGATGTTGGTATAGCTAATTTTCCTTCTTTTACGAGATTGAAAATAACTTCTTTGTAAGGTGAATCTAAAGAAACACCAATTATTTTCCAGTTATTATCAACAGTAGGGTTTAATGTTCCTTTTTTTACTTCTTTAGTGTATCTAACTATTAATTCTCTGATTCTACCGCCATCTTGGAATTCATCGTAAGCGTCGTAATATTTATCTTCTGCTTTTATCAATTCAAGACCTTGTAGAGTTCCGTAACGATAGTTGTTTACAGCTAATTTATATACCTTTTTAGGATCTAATTCTTTTCCAGCTACTTTTACATTTTTGATTCTATTTCCAACTTCTTGGCTTAAATCGATATCATAAGAAACGCCAGAGAACATGTCATAGTTATAGCCTCTTACTTTAGGATTGAAACTAATAGTTACGTCTCCGTCTTTAGCAGCATTATAATAACTAGCAGACCATTCCATATATTTGATAAGGTTTTCACCAGTGATGTTTACTCCCATCAAAGTGTTGTCATATTTGTAGATATAAGCAACATCTTTTTTCTTGAAGTCTCCAGCTTTTAGATTTGATCCAAAATTGAAAAGTGCAGCAGAACTTACATCTGCTTTAGAATAATACATTTGAACTTCATTGATTAAATCAATAACAGAAGTGTCTTCTAATTGTGCAGTTGGCATAGTTGTTATTTTATCTTCGCCAGTTATATAGTCTGGACGCTGGATAAAATCAGCTGTTATTTTACCAACTACTTCATTTGCATCAGCGATAGATTTATCATGAACTGATTTGAATTCTTCTAATATAGTAGCATCTTCATCAACTGGTTTAGTTTCTAAGTTTTCTCCAGTGACTTCCTTTACAGTCCATTTATCATTTTCTTTGTTTAGTTTAATCTGAACTTTTGCAAGAGCCCAACCGTATTTTTTAGGTTCAACTATGCGAACGCCATTTACTTCCTCATTGATAGCAGAGTGAGCGTGACCAGCTAAAATAGCGTCAAATTCTGGACAGGCATTAGCAACTTCACGAACGCCCTCATAACCGTGCTCTCCTTCAGGACCAACGTGGTATGCACCAACTAATACATCATATTTACCTTCTAATTCTTTGATAACTTTTTTTGTTTCTTCCAATACTGGCTTAAATTCTAAACCTTTGAAGTGTGATGGAGTACTAGCTTCCCATACAGGAACGTATGGTGGAATCATACCAACCACTGCAACTTTAACGCCATCTACATCAAATATTTTGTATCCATCAACAAAACGTTCTTCAGTTCCTTCTTTATATATGTTTGAAGCCAAAACAGTTCCATTGAATCCCTTAATATTTTTTTCAACAATGTCTAATCCAAAATTGAATTCATGGTTTCCAAGAGTCCATACATCATATTTCATTTCATTTAATACTTCGATCATTGGATGTACAGGTAAATCGTGGAAAAGCGATGCGCTATTATCTTGAATAGTATCACCACAGTCGATTAAAAGTGCTTTTGGATCCTTAGCTCTTTCTTGATCTACTAAAGTTTTAATTTTAGCAAGACCAGCATCACTATCTACTGAATCAGTAGCATAGTTGTAAGCGTAAATTCGACCATGAAGGTCAGATGTTTGTAAAATAGTAACAGTTTTTTCCTCCGAATTAGCTGCAAATACGCTAGCCATTGGTACCATAACAAATAATGTACAAACAAGCATTATTGCTATAGCTTTTAAAGATTTTTTTTGCATAATAAAACCCTCCTCCTAAGTTTGTACTGCCTAATTATTCTATTACAAAAAACCGTTTTCCGCAATAGTAAAGCCAATCCAAATATAAGGAAATTTTAATGTTATTATAAGATTCGAATTGTATAATAAATTAGAAAGAAATACGAGATTGGGAGATGAGGGTATGAAGAAAAAGAAAAAGGCAATGATGGGAATAATTGGAATGGCTCTGATTGTTTTTGTCATTATAATGGGGTTAAAAAGTTTAAGTAAGACAGATAATACATTTAAGTTTGTGAAAACGGATCAAATTGAAATTGATAATTTAGAATCAAAAGTATATACAAATGGAAGAATAATGCCTAAAGATACCAGAGAAGTTGTTGCTGAATTGTCTGGAAAAGTCATGAAAATATTGGTAGAGGAAGGAAATGTAGTTGAGCAAAACGAAGTACTTGCTCAAATGGATGATTTCGATTTACAAAATCAGTTGAAAACTGCTGAACTTAAATTGGGAATAGAAAAGGATACATTGAACAAATTGGTACAGGAAAGCGGACAACAATATAATTCAGCGGCAGAAAATGCAAAAATTAATTATAAGCAGATGCAAAGTAATTACGATGAGCAAAAGAAACTATTTGAAATAGGAGCCATAAGTGAAAAAGATT
Protein-coding sequences here:
- a CDS encoding 5'-nucleotidase C-terminal domain-containing protein — encoded protein: MQKKSLKAIAIMLVCTLFVMVPMASVFAANSEEKTVTILQTSDLHGRIYAYNYATDSVDSDAGLAKIKTLVDQERAKDPKALLIDCGDTIQDNSASLFHDLPVHPMIEVLNEMKYDVWTLGNHEFNFGLDIVEKNIKGFNGTVLASNIYKEGTEERFVDGYKIFDVDGVKVAVVGMIPPYVPVWEASTPSHFKGLEFKPVLEETKKVIKELEGKYDVLVGAYHVGPEGEHGYEGVREVANACPEFDAILAGHAHSAINEEVNGVRIVEPKKYGWALAKVQIKLNKENDKWTVKEVTGENLETKPVDEDATILEEFKSVHDKSIADANEVVGKITADFIQRPDYITGEDKITTMPTAQLEDTSVIDLINEVQMYYSKADVSSAALFNFGSNLKAGDFKKKDVAYIYKYDNTLMGVNITGENLIKYMEWSASYYNAAKDGDVTISFNPKVRGYNYDMFSGVSYDIDLSQEVGNRIKNVKVAGKELDPKKVYKLAVNNYRYGTLQGLELIKAEDKYYDAYDEFQDGGRIRELIVRYTKEVKKGTLNPTVDNNWKIIGVSLDSPYKEVIFNLVKEGKLAIPTSEDGRTKNVKALNVNELLKEGVISENTTSTKEEVKAPVVSEKENTPATKEEVKVPAKEIVKATDTQIYVVKSGDVLWKIAEKFGMKWEDLASSNNLKNPNVINVGQKLVIPAK
- a CDS encoding nucleoid-associated protein, with the translated sequence MDDKIKIDRGILHILDIENGMPIFSDNFLEDDEASLDFVYAHILNLIDDLKVKKLFFREEDNKVRIIAEKLSEDGEYFLEATKEIGQIFYGLLDKYVDISAGDYIFVKFDMNGDPCFGMFKFPYKESYIHYVESSENGQQNKIIRQMTTLPGLKQKIGECFIINLNTLEVYLKEKKCEIDGEKRYYLSELVLEVEEGKSTYEKMKQCEQTMKSVVKKYCDDEQKAMQKFKSEMSRKAFEDEEIVFEEIVDAVFKEQHEIKEICKDEMDKKGLLKDKIEVSEPVQKTLTKKHKILIDEGIEIKLPVEYLDRQDKIEIINNPDGSLSFIIKNINKIK
- a CDS encoding YibE/F family protein is translated as MKDWIRQRLFIILVLVSIPIIIWQSPVIGNKHNIPKYFNQDFEKAKVVSVDSEELEADEAIPGRFNGKQELKIEILTGKYKGNIYESTNLLTRSHNVLAKENMNIVAGIHETDEGPQAWVYNYRREISVFVIMGVFLMLLILLGGMKGFRSAISLIFTGTIVIFVLVPELFSGRSAVVTTIILMSITVVISFILISEFNKKTIAAILGTIVGMSIAGLISFIAGMVTNLSGVNMQQGDQLAYMVQGYGIDISGLMFAAILIASIGAVMDVAMSIASAISEIHVHRPDLKRKALFLSGMNVGKDIMGTMSNTLILAFAGGSLTTMMLMYGYQLQPLQFLNLQEVAIEMIQGFSGSIGIILTVPITAIISAQLIACDKK